Proteins co-encoded in one Rudaeicoccus suwonensis genomic window:
- a CDS encoding ABC transporter ATP-binding protein gives MTGYQDSSTAAGLRIRGLHKRFGDTTAVDGIDLTVPRGSFYGLVGPNGAGKTTTLAMAVGLLRPDRGTAEVLGADVWREPVAAKARLGVLLDADSLPLRLTGCELLTYLGLLRGLDGEVVRERCTELLDVLDMTDAGHRLVADYSTGMRKKIALAAALLHGPEVLVLDEPFEAVDPVSAATIRSILGGFIRSCGTIVLSSHVMAIVEQICDHVAVLAGGELLAAGPIYDVRGGQSLDEAFARLVGYSPERAELSWFAS, from the coding sequence GTGACCGGGTATCAGGACTCGTCCACCGCAGCGGGTTTACGAATTCGCGGTCTGCACAAGCGATTCGGGGACACGACCGCCGTCGACGGCATCGATCTCACCGTCCCGCGGGGCTCGTTCTACGGCCTGGTCGGGCCCAACGGCGCCGGCAAGACCACCACGCTCGCCATGGCCGTCGGGCTGTTGCGGCCGGATCGCGGAACGGCCGAAGTGCTCGGCGCCGACGTATGGCGCGAGCCGGTCGCCGCGAAGGCCCGTCTTGGGGTGCTGCTCGATGCGGACTCCCTGCCGCTCCGGCTGACCGGCTGCGAGCTGCTGACCTACCTCGGCCTGCTTCGCGGTCTCGACGGCGAGGTCGTTCGGGAGCGCTGCACCGAACTGCTGGACGTGCTCGACATGACCGACGCCGGCCATCGCCTTGTCGCCGACTACTCGACGGGCATGCGCAAGAAGATCGCCCTGGCCGCGGCCCTGCTGCACGGGCCTGAGGTGCTGGTGCTCGACGAACCCTTCGAAGCGGTCGATCCCGTCTCGGCTGCCACGATCCGGTCGATCCTGGGTGGTTTCATCCGCTCGTGCGGCACGATCGTCCTGTCCAGCCACGTCATGGCCATCGTCGAGCAGATCTGCGATCACGTCGCGGTGCTGGCCGGTGGAGAGCTTCTGGCGGCAGGTCCGATCTACGACGTGCGCGGTGGGCAGTCCCTGGACGAAGCATTCGCCCGACTCGTCGGATATTCACCTGAACGGGCC
- a CDS encoding TetR/AcrR family transcriptional regulator: MQPTRAWGVSSDSLTGQVRRAQIVDAAIAVLAETGFAAASLAAVADRVGISKGVISYHFAGKDDLLSEVVRTVLRRATEWMTPRIESAESYADAVHAYIRSNVEFLHDHPRDIAALTEVLANARATPGVDQIFRTSHEDAIAALAALLDAGIAAGEFVAIPARTAAISLRAAIDAASTGIRLDHDFDVVAFGADLAELWDRTLGL; encoded by the coding sequence ATGCAGCCAACACGCGCATGGGGCGTGTCCTCCGACTCCCTCACCGGACAAGTCCGACGAGCCCAAATCGTCGACGCAGCGATCGCCGTGCTGGCCGAGACAGGCTTCGCCGCCGCCTCGCTCGCTGCCGTCGCCGACCGGGTGGGCATCAGCAAAGGGGTGATCTCCTACCACTTCGCGGGCAAGGACGACCTGCTGTCCGAGGTCGTCAGGACGGTGCTCCGCCGCGCGACGGAGTGGATGACTCCCCGGATCGAGTCGGCCGAGTCGTACGCCGACGCCGTGCACGCGTACATCCGTTCCAACGTCGAGTTCCTGCACGATCACCCGCGCGACATCGCCGCGTTGACCGAGGTGCTGGCGAACGCCCGTGCGACGCCGGGCGTGGACCAGATCTTCCGGACATCGCATGAAGACGCCATCGCGGCGCTCGCCGCACTCCTCGACGCCGGCATCGCCGCGGGCGAGTTCGTGGCGATCCCGGCACGCACAGCGGCCATCTCATTGAGGGCGGCCATCGACGCGGCGTCCACGGGAATCCGCCTCGATCACGACTTCGATGTCGTCGCATTCGGGGCCGACCTGGCCGAACTGTGGGATCGGACGCTCGGGCTGTGA